In a single window of the Montipora capricornis isolate CH-2021 chromosome 11, ASM3666992v2, whole genome shotgun sequence genome:
- the LOC138024946 gene encoding IgGFc-binding protein-like — protein MMAGLLLNFIILLLISALEYSYQDIIDHRGTEFIISFAPLHPFFGGFKGTNVLYISSFENSIVRLEVPFLNQSGSSQQQYDVFPGKIREIVLPGDLRMGDSTGNYSKGIRLTSDKPITVHGLEKADGRGEAFLVLPVDSLGRYYIVATYFPMSKAIVQVTAKEDNTVVLFSLKTKSKDDGSVSYGGKLYGDGDVINVTLNALDVFQVLGTSNLTGTEVRSSKPIAVFSGNDCTWVPYQYHPPCNQLIEQIPPVGGWGKHFITSPTPNSPDGDIFHIIASQNNTDLRINGKFITKIQKGLSHDVEALWNQSLEISTSQPSLVVQYTKFSEGKSTTMSIVPSTIWSSNDFSVYVEGGGSGVDGNENFVNVVTRTYSRSNLRVRGPLKEVPMKWTILPGGNFSQVSLNLSRSGLYHIFHNNPLENFMAVVYGKKSDFRFSFPAGFKYDLGLKPECVRTIMIGGDKVDNDCDGKTDEELSNGRDDDGDGDVDEDLFTPPIDVTMPRDLVLLTCSPPSHVADSRNPGFFPTIGVSESQGICAARGNVSIWHNDNERKRGGCSLYFTRNWTVEDSCQNERVHTQWINITTLRDPVLTFPSNMTLTCRDTKYLDPTFTGEINQQFDVCKRRVNIKFIDKLVGHCSRGEAKLERAWMVEDKCRKNMAVTQVLKLIPRV, from the coding sequence ACATCATCGACCACAGAGGAACAGAATTTATAATCAGTTTTGCCCCTCTGCATCCTTTCTTTGGTGGTTTCAAGGGAACGAATGTTTTGTACATTTCGTCTTTTGAAAACTCAATAGTTCGACTCGAGGTCCCTTTTCTGAACCAAAGTGGCTCCAGTCAACAACAATATGACGTATTCCCCGGGAAAATTCGAGAAATAGTACTTCCTGGTGACCTGCGCATGGGGGACTCGACCGGAAACTACAGCAAAGGTATTCGCCTCACCTCGGACAAACCAATAACTGTGCATGGACTTGAAAAAGCCGATGGTAGAGGCGAGGCATTTCTAGTTTTGCCTGTGGATAGTCTCGGTAGGTACTATATCGTGGCTACGTATTTCCCGATGTCAAAAGCCATTGTACAGGTAACAGCCAAAGAAGATAACACGGTGGTCTTGTTCTCGCTTAAAACTAAGAGCAAAGACGATGGAAGCGTTAGCTATGGGGGAAAACTTTATGGTGATGGAGATGTAATAAACGTCACCCTAAATGCTCTGGATGTGTTTCAGGTCCTGGGTACATCAAATCTTACCGGCACTGAAGTGCGTTCATCTAAACCCATAGCTGTATTCTCAGGGAATGATTGTACATGGGTACCATATCAATATCACCCACCGTGCAATCAGCTTATAGAGCAAATACCTCCTGTTGGGGGTTGGGGAAAACACTTTATAACTAGTCCAACGCCGAATAGCCCCGATGGCGACATATTCCATATAATTGCCTCACAAAATAACACAGACCTTCGTATTAACGGGAAATTCATTACGAAAATTCAAAAAGGACTAAGTCATGATGTTGAGGCGCTTTGGAATCAGTCTTTGGAGATATCCACCAGTCAACCAAGTCTCGTGGTGCAGTATACCAAATTTAGCGAAGGGAAAAGCACAACAATGAGTATTGTTCCCTCGACAATTTGGTCTTCTAATGACTTCTCGGTTTACGTCGAAGGCGGTGGATCGGGGGTGGACGGTAATGAAAACTTTGTGAATGTCGTTACGCGAACATACTCACGAAGCAATCTACGCGTTCGAGGTCCTCTTAAAGAAGTCCCAATGAAATGGACTATACTTCCAGGCGGCAACTTTTCAcaagtttctctaaatttaaGCCGCAGTGGATTGTACCACATTTTTCATAATAATCCCCTGGAGAATTTTATGGCAGTTGTGTACGGAAAGAAATCGGATTTTCGGTTTTCCTTTCCGGCTGGTTTCAAGTACGACTTGGGCCTAAAACCGGAATGTGTACGAACAATAATGATTGGGGGTGACAAAGTAGACAATGACTGTGATGGAAAAACGGACGAGGAACTTTCAAACGGGCGAGATGATGATGGAGACGGCGACGTAGATGAAGACTTGTTCACACCTCCAATAGATGTTACAATGCCAAGGGACTTAGTTTTGCTCACGTGCAGCCCGCCATCTCATGTGGCTGATTCGCGGAATCCTGGATTTTTTCCAACGATTGGAGTAAGCGAATCACAAGGTATATGCGCAGCAAGGGGTAATGTATCAATTTGGCACAATGACAATGAGAGGAAGCGAGGGGGATGTTCGCTTTATTTCACACGTAATTGGACAGTCGAAGATAGTTGCCAGAATGAAAGAGTGCACACTCAGTGGATTAACATCACTACTCTGCGCGATCCCGTTCTTACTTTTCCAAGTAATATGACTCTGACTTGCAGAGACACGAAATACCTGGACCCAACCTTTACCGGCGAGATTAACCAGCAATTTGATGTATGCAAGCGAAGAGTCAATATAAAATTTATCGATAAACTCGTGGGACATTGCTCCAGGGGCGAAGCAAAGTTGGAGCGTGCGTGGATGGTAGAAGACAAGTGTCGTAAAAATATGGCGGTAACTCAAGTGCTTAAACTAATTCCGAGAG